The window GGTTTTCGGGAGTTCGGCTAGAATCGGAGCGCGATGGAGGAGATGGGATGAAGAGTTTGGGACGGGCGATCTTTTCGGGTTGCGTGGCGGCGATGATTGGGATGGGCGGGGTGGCTTATTCGCAGTCTGGGACGACGGGTAGTACGGTGCCGCCTCCCGCTCCAGTTGCTGCTCCTGCACCGGTTGCTGCACCTGTAGCGGCGCCCGTCGATGCCGAGAAGCAGATTGCGACGATGCAGGCGAAGCTGGATGATTGGCCTCAGTTGGCGAGATATAAGGCAGAGAACGCGGCGCTGGGGCCGGTCGGTCCGGGCGAGCAGCGGGTCGTGTTTTACGGCGATTCTCTTACCGACAACTGGGGACATCGGCCGGAGATGGGCGAGTTCTTTCCGGGGAAGCCATATGTGAATCGCGGGATCAGCGGACAGACGACGCCGCAGATGGTGGTGCGGTTTCGGCAGGACGTGATCAACCTGCATCCGTCGGTGGTGGTGATTCTGGCGGGGACGAATGATGTTGCAGGAAATACGGGGCCGATGACACCGGAGATGACCGAGGATAACTTCCGGTCCATGGTCGACCTGGCGAAGTCGAATGGGATTCGAGTGATTGTGGCATCGATTCTGCCCGCGGCGGACTTTTCGTGGAGGAAGGGCTTGATGCCTGCACCGAAGATCAAGCTGCTGAATGCCTGGTTGCAGGGATATTGCGTGAACCATTCGGTGACGTATCTGG is drawn from Edaphobacter lichenicola and contains these coding sequences:
- a CDS encoding SGNH/GDSL hydrolase family protein, whose translation is MKSLGRAIFSGCVAAMIGMGGVAYSQSGTTGSTVPPPAPVAAPAPVAAPVAAPVDAEKQIATMQAKLDDWPQLARYKAENAALGPVGPGEQRVVFYGDSLTDNWGHRPEMGEFFPGKPYVNRGISGQTTPQMVVRFRQDVINLHPSVVVILAGTNDVAGNTGPMTPEMTEDNFRSMVDLAKSNGIRVIVASILPAADFSWRKGLMPAPKIKLLNAWLQGYCVNHSVTYLDYYSAMATPDGGMKPGISVDGVHPNAQGYAIMGPLAQAAIDKTLGK